One Triticum dicoccoides isolate Atlit2015 ecotype Zavitan chromosome 5B, WEW_v2.0, whole genome shotgun sequence genomic window carries:
- the LOC119309371 gene encoding heat shock protein 21, chloroplastic-like isoform X2, whose translation MQVSVAGLMSTVVASCTPMSRSPVLPSSSGTPASRSWRPAAATAFPNSLAVKCCRPTSVVLRAHPEKQLPAFNIPPTALLYPVQPPDSKERWDIKEEERHVKIWLQVPGLSENDLEITAGEDMLEIKRKAGTGAGGREEPPVEVHGVGSFHVRLLMTKEYNSEDVTAELKAGMLEITIGKADNRGIKKPVGFGKKSTTKNTPTQDKPSLNSAQGQGGPARHYT comes from the exons ATGCAAGTTAGCGTTGCGGGTCTAATGTCGACGGTTGTTGCGTCTTGCACCCCTATGAGTCGCTCGCccgttctgccgtcttcttccggcACGCCGGCGAGCCGCTCTTGGAGGCCGGCGGCAGCGACGGCGTTCCCTAATTCTCTCGCCGTCAAGTGCTGCCGGCCGACGTCTGTGGTACTCCGCGCTCACCCGGAGAAACAGCTGCCGGCGTTCAACATTCCCCCCACCG cCCTGCTGTACCCCGTGCAACCGCCGGACAGCAAGGAGCGGTGGGACatcaaggaggaggagaggcaCGTCAAGATATGGCTCCAGGTACCCGGGCTCTCGGAGAACGACCTCGAGATCACCGCCGGCGAGGACATGCTCGAGATCAAGAGGAAGGCTGGCACCGGGGCCGGCGGCCGCGAAGAGCCGCCGGTGGAGGTGCACGGGGTGGGCTCCTTCCACGTCAGGCTTCTCATGACGAAGGAATACAACAGCGAGGACGTCACCGCGGAGCTCAAGGCCGGGATGCTGGAGATTACCATCGGCAAAGCCGACAACCGTGGCATCAAAAAACCAGTCGGGTTTGGGAAGAAAAGCACCACCAAGAACACGCCAACCCAAGACAAGCCAAGCTTAAACAGTGCCCAAGGACAAG GAGGGCCAGCCCGACACTACACTTGA
- the LOC119309371 gene encoding heat shock protein 21, chloroplastic-like isoform X1 gives MQVSVAGLMSTVVASCTPMSRSPVLPSSSGTPASRSWRPAAATAFPNSLAVKCCRPTSVVLRAHPEKQLPAFNIPPTALLYPVQPPDSKERWDIKEEERHVKIWLQVPGLSENDLEITAGEDMLEIKRKAGTGAGGREEPPVEVHGVGSFHVRLLMTKEYNSEDVTAELKAGMLEITIGKADNRGIKKPVGFGKKSTTKNTPTQDKPSLNSAQGQVARMIWYSITNSK, from the exons ATGCAAGTTAGCGTTGCGGGTCTAATGTCGACGGTTGTTGCGTCTTGCACCCCTATGAGTCGCTCGCccgttctgccgtcttcttccggcACGCCGGCGAGCCGCTCTTGGAGGCCGGCGGCAGCGACGGCGTTCCCTAATTCTCTCGCCGTCAAGTGCTGCCGGCCGACGTCTGTGGTACTCCGCGCTCACCCGGAGAAACAGCTGCCGGCGTTCAACATTCCCCCCACCG cCCTGCTGTACCCCGTGCAACCGCCGGACAGCAAGGAGCGGTGGGACatcaaggaggaggagaggcaCGTCAAGATATGGCTCCAGGTACCCGGGCTCTCGGAGAACGACCTCGAGATCACCGCCGGCGAGGACATGCTCGAGATCAAGAGGAAGGCTGGCACCGGGGCCGGCGGCCGCGAAGAGCCGCCGGTGGAGGTGCACGGGGTGGGCTCCTTCCACGTCAGGCTTCTCATGACGAAGGAATACAACAGCGAGGACGTCACCGCGGAGCTCAAGGCCGGGATGCTGGAGATTACCATCGGCAAAGCCGACAACCGTGGCATCAAAAAACCAGTCGGGTTTGGGAAGAAAAGCACCACCAAGAACACGCCAACCCAAGACAAGCCAAGCTTAAACAGTGCCCAAGGACAAG TGGCCCGGATGATTTGGTACTCCATCACTAATTCCAAGTGA
- the LOC119305564 gene encoding 26.7 kDa heat shock protein, chloroplastic-like — MSTVISCSLLSGRPADAPSRSSGNRAPPTTGKAAAVSLSSFQRQSRPSSVCCASNPKGDQHVPKTDLPPFGISPVALLHPGSPQGERWGIHERADNVSMWFEVPGLSKEDLLVELDEDVLVIRKMKTKAEIEAATADAVASGSSKDAAGAAAHDGDMYARLLVPAGYNKETIKAELASGVLKVHIRKVMECARRRINVNIDVK, encoded by the exons ATGTCGACGGTCATCTCTTGCTCCCTCCTGAGCGGCCGGCCGGCGGACGCACCATCGCGCTCCTCCGGCAATCGGGCTCCTCCGACGACGGGGAAGGCTGCCGCGGTTTCTCTCTCTAGTTTCCAGCGGCAGTCCAGGCCCTCCTCCGTGTGCTGTGCAAGCAACCCAAAAGGGGATCAGCACGTACCAAAGACGGATTTGCCGCCGTTCGGCATCTCCCCCGTCG CTCTGCTGCACCCCGGGTCGCCGCAGGGGGAGCGGTGGGGGATACATGAGAGGGCCGACAACGTGAGCATGTGGTTCGAGGTGCCGGGCCTGTCCAAGGAGGACCTCCTCGTGGAGCTGGACGAGGACGTCCTCGTCATACGGAAGATGAAGACCAAGGCGGAGATAGAGGCTGCGACGGCAGACGCTGTCGCCAGCGGTAGCTCCAAGGACGCGGCCGGAGCGGCAGCGCACGACGGTGACATGTACGCGCGGCTACTCGTCCCGGCGGGCTACAACAAGGAGACCATCAAGGCGGAGCTCGCCTCCGGCGTTCTGAAGGTTCACATTCGTAAAGTCATGGAGTGCGCACGCAGGAGGATCAATGTCAACATCGACGTCAAGTAG